GAGGACGGTGAAGGTGCGGTCGCCGCTGTAGAACGAGCCGAGGCCGACGAGCAGGAAGCCGACGCCGATGACCAGTTCCCGCCGGAGCACGCCGGCTTTGGCCCACGTCCAGGCGACTGCGGGCTCGTCGCTCGTGACCGCGTCGACGTAGCGATTGGTGGCCATCGCGGCGACGAGGAGACCCGCCAGAACGATTCCGATCACGCCCAGGATGGCGACTCCGGCGACACTCGCTCCGACGTTGGTCACGAACGGGGTGAGCGCCAGTCCGACGAACGGGAGGGCGGGGAGCGAGCACTGCACGCCGAGCCAGCGGCGGCGACCGAGTCGTTCAGCTAACCCGTGATATTGGCCGGCGAGAATGCCGCCGCCGATCACACCGACGGTAACCGTTCCGGGCGCGAGCGCGAGGACGGTGGTGCCGGTGACGCCGGCGAGGCCGGCGGCCGCCGTCACCGTGGCGGTGAGTATCGCGGCGACGTACGCACCGAAACCGAACCGGAAACCGATATCGGGGACCTCGAGGCCGGAGCGCTCGAGGCGGGGCGCACACTGCTGTCGATTCGGGAACACGTTGTTCGATTCTCCACAGGGAGATATGAATGTAACGACGATCCGGCGATCAGGCCGTCTCCGCCGTCTCGGCTGCCTCCGTCGTCCGTCCGCGGGTTCGGTTTCGAGTCGAGAGCACCACCAGTGTGACGAGGCCGATGAGTCGCAGGGAGGCGGTCAACTCGAAGATGGCGAGGTACGCCGGAATGCCGACCGCCTCGAGGGTGCCCTCGAGAACCAGGAGCGGAATCTCGGGGACCATCAGGAAGATGGAGGCGATGGCGTACAGCGCTCGCTTGACCCGGCCGACGCCGGTGTACTGGTAGCCGATGATCGTGACCCCGAGGGCGTAGACGCCGAGGAACATGCCGAGGATCGGGACGACGACATCGGGGACGAAGAAGCCGAGGTCGGCCACGTCGGCGGCGGTGAGAATCGTCCACTCGTCGCCGCGTTCTCGCAGGAGCAGGATGCCCGGCGAGAAGACGAACGCGAATGGGACGAGGATCTTGTTGAGCGAGAGCAGGAAGGCGATCAACGCCGTCCCGAGTTCGTCGGCCTTCGCGACGCCGGCCCCGGCGAAGGCGGCGACGGCGACCGGGGGCGTCACGTCGGCCATCAGGCCGAAGTAGAGCACGAACAGGTGGGCAGCCAGCAGGGCGGTCCCCGCCTGTTCCATCGGCCCGCCGAGCATCGCGATCAGGATGATGTACATTGCCGTCGTCGGCATTCCCATCCCGAAGATGATGGAGGCGATGCCCGTCAGGATGAGCAAGATCAACAGCGAGCCGCCGCTGACGGCGTCGATCAGCGCGGCCAGGTTCGGGCCGAGGCCGGAGACGCTGATGACCCCCGGGATGACACCCGCAGCCGCGACCGCGATCACGACCGTCGTCGCCGTTCGCGCCCCCGAGTCCATCGACTTGAGGACGAACGCACCGAACCGGTAGGCCCGGTTCCGGGCGAGTTGTGGCCGACGGATCTTCGACGCCACTCGCTCCGCCGACTCGTCGACGGCGTCGTCGAGTTCGAGCAGCGTCGGGACCGTTCCCGGCCTGGCGAGCATGACGGCGGCGCTCACGAGGACCACGATGGTTCCCAGTCCGCTCGCCGCGGCGTTCGCGGCCGCCTCGAGCCCCAGCCCCGTCCCGGCGGCCTCGAGTCCCGCCAGCACCTGCACGGCGTCGACGAAGTTCCCGCCGACGGTGGCGTAGCTGAGCAGTTGCAGGGCGTAGAGGGCGGCGATGGTGCCGACTAGGGGAACGCGCGAGCGCTCGTCGTAGGCCGCGACGAACGCGATGAGGGCGATCACCGAGACGATGGTGAACCAGCCCGCGCGGTTGATCGAGAGTTCGAGTCTGATGAGGAAGTAGAGCAGGAGGACGATTGGGACCAGGTAGAACCAGCCGGAACGCAGGCGCGAGCGGACGTCCGGCAACTCGTCTCGAGGTAGCCCGCCGATGTGGTGCTGGACGGCCTCGAAGTGCACCATGACCCACATGCCGAAGAAGAAGGCGAGGGCAGGTAAGGTCGCGGCGATGATCACGGTCGCGTAGGGGATGCCGGTGTACTCGACGATGAGGAACGCCGCGGCGCCCATCACGGGCGGGAGGATCTGGCCGCCAGAGGACGAGGAGGACTCGACGGCCCCGGAGAACTCGGGGGAGTAGCCCGACCGTTTCATCAGCGGAATCGTGAACGCACCCGTCGTGACCG
This region of Natronosalvus halobius genomic DNA includes:
- a CDS encoding PH domain-containing protein, whose translation is MFPNRQQCAPRLERSGLEVPDIGFRFGFGAYVAAILTATVTAAAGLAGVTGTTVLALAPGTVTVGVIGGGILAGQYHGLAERLGRRRWLGVQCSLPALPFVGLALTPFVTNVGASVAGVAILGVIGIVLAGLLVAAMATNRYVDAVTSDEPAVAWTWAKAGVLRRELVIGVGFLLVGLGSFYSGDRTFTVLWGGHGLFWLVAGYSSSLFDADSVSTPTLAAHEAGLVVDRGFTKRLLPWEAITGVEITADELVIERDWRSLRCRRDAIDDSESVAATLEGLRTER
- a CDS encoding TRAP transporter permease, whose translation is MSVDTGGSDELSEAEQEQILQEVERRRTLQGGAAVLVSLIGITFSAFQMWIAARSYIFEITLPLYGTIDIGSLQLLQVGAIHVTFALVLAFLLFPASRGDGFVARRLGRLEPAARGQFGDEHPVTRRVSRAGDFVRWAAIDPQMNRVTPLDGLMIVLSLLPVHYTVTNYDEIQSIAIRRFDNTQGVGDVLWFLEPIVTGIAALGIPIDEASYAFWMGVLGLLLVLEATRRTLGFILMSLVGSFIVYARWGYLVPRDSVIGALAIQPENWANIVYNLWYTVQAGVFSTPVIVSVRYIYIFILFGAFLEMSGAGKWFIDLAYALTGTRRGGPAKASVVSSGFMGMLSGSSIANTVTTGAFTIPLMKRSGYSPEFSGAVESSSSSGGQILPPVMGAAAFLIVEYTGIPYATVIIAATLPALAFFFGMWVMVHFEAVQHHIGGLPRDELPDVRSRLRSGWFYLVPIVLLLYFLIRLELSINRAGWFTIVSVIALIAFVAAYDERSRVPLVGTIAALYALQLLSYATVGGNFVDAVQVLAGLEAAGTGLGLEAAANAAASGLGTIVVLVSAAVMLARPGTVPTLLELDDAVDESAERVASKIRRPQLARNRAYRFGAFVLKSMDSGARTATTVVIAVAAAGVIPGVISVSGLGPNLAALIDAVSGGSLLILLILTGIASIIFGMGMPTTAMYIILIAMLGGPMEQAGTALLAAHLFVLYFGLMADVTPPVAVAAFAGAGVAKADELGTALIAFLLSLNKILVPFAFVFSPGILLLRERGDEWTILTAADVADLGFFVPDVVVPILGMFLGVYALGVTIIGYQYTGVGRVKRALYAIASIFLMVPEIPLLVLEGTLEAVGIPAYLAIFELTASLRLIGLVTLVVLSTRNRTRGRTTEAAETAETA